In Streptomyces paludis, the genomic stretch TGGAGTTCGGGGTTGTGGCGGGCCAGCGGGGTGACCAGGCGCTCTCCGTGACGGTCCTCGATCCGGCGCCGTCGGTCGCCGCCGCGCAGCGCCGCAAGCCCGATGAACTGGCCTCGATCGTGCAGGACCTGACGACGCTGCTGGAGAACATCACACCGATGCTGGAGCGCGGGCGCTACCCCGACAAGGTGCACGGCGCCAAGATCGCGAGCCTGCTGCGCGCGGTGGCGGACCAGCTGGACGTATAGGCCCGAAACCGGGCCTCAGGACCGGGCCTCTGGCTATACGGCCTCGGGCGCCGGACCTCAGACGAACCGCAGCGCGTCCTGGCCGAGGGGCGGTACGAGCCCCTCGGCCGCCGCGCGCGTGAGCAGCCCGCGTACGGCCGCGTAGCCGTCGGTCCCGAGGTTCGCCGTGAACTCGTTGACGTACAGCCCGATGTGCTGGTCGGCGACCGCCGGGTCCATCTCCTGGGAGTGCGCCAGGACGTACGGCCGCGAGACCTCCGGGTCGTCCCAGGCCATCCGGACCGACCGGCGGATCGAGTCGGCCAGCAGCTCCAGCGTCTCGCCGCCCAGCGACCGCTTCGCGATGATCGCGCCGAGCGGGATCGGCAGGCCCGTCGTGGACTCCCAGTGCTCGCCCATGTCCGCGAGGCGGCGCAGCCCGTAGTTCTGGTACGTGAAGCGTGCCTCGTGGATGACGAGCCCGGCGTCCACCTTGCCGTCCCGTACCGCGGGCATGATCTCGTGGAACGGCATCAC encodes the following:
- a CDS encoding cold-shock protein; protein product: MPTGKVKWFNSEKGFGFLSRDDGGDVFVHSSVLPDGVDALKPGQRVEFGVVAGQRGDQALSVTVLDPAPSVAAAQRRKPDELASIVQDLTTLLENITPMLERGRYPDKVHGAKIASLLRAVADQLDV
- a CDS encoding 1,4-dihydroxy-6-naphthoate synthase, coding for MTSRSQSQSQQRAGSGSGSEALRIAYSPCPNDTFTFDALAHGRVPGAPALDVTFADIHLTNGMAERGEFDVLKVSYAVLPWVLDEYTLLPCGGALGRGCGPLVLTREPGPAAGLAGKTVAVPSERSTAYLLFRLWAAETVPGGVGEVVVMPFHEIMPAVRDGKVDAGLVIHEARFTYQNYGLRRLADMGEHWESTTGLPIPLGAIIAKRSLGGETLELLADSIRRSVRMAWDDPEVSRPYVLAHSQEMDPAVADQHIGLYVNEFTANLGTDGYAAVRGLLTRAAAEGLVPPLGQDALRFV